In Zingiber officinale cultivar Zhangliang chromosome 3B, Zo_v1.1, whole genome shotgun sequence, a single window of DNA contains:
- the LOC122056434 gene encoding homeobox protein ATH1-like isoform X1, whose translation MENDIFNGSFLNFSQSNMILDPTFGSFLQSGIPGNNIHRQMFAGNLFVSAVQDTATADVYLTSSEASPFSGTSFSRTFTQIGNDSFNRSIANVGLREHFSGTSLSATSLANLLSSTTCVPENSTGEDMIVTSSLAASPHCNFGSPSDINLMWNQSELVGHQVPLGKTFSVVQPSYHIKKGSLPGWNCHDPNWNFWHAYGNPAPAPGSELSLSVGSCQPCGPCLTDAGNIADQCSEISCSAVTQVTSADSARRSTEFQASNHANQSSLNDFCLRMAQKENNACTEKPSRNHSSSRFVQLSHMLSRSKYLDAVQEVLAEFATCALADFNNMNDSPEAKVSFSSSCSSTPEHPITVSELLLAFGQTETLDNVDSQMCQEANRKKSELLTMLQLVDHSYNHCLEQMQDVMASFVSLIQSSTSDRHARFALHSVSSLYKSLKRRITSLVILIAQQSGAEKLKGKEKNLESSLLQKQWALQQLKKSEQQSWRPQRGLPEKSVSVLRTWMFENFLHPVDDLRYPKDNEKHLLAIRSGLTRSQVSNWFINARVRLWKPMIEDMYSELNKKRTDEALDGESRSENGNLCGPSFLAM comes from the exons ATGGAGAATGACATTTTCAATGGCTCATTCCTCAATTTTAGTCAAAGTAACATGATTCTTGATCCAACCTTTGGTTCTTTTCTCCAGTCAGGCATACCGGGCAACAACATCCACAGGCAAATGTTTGCCGGTAATCTCTTTGTTTCTGCAGTTCAAGACACAGCAACTGCTGATGTTTATTTGACAAGCAGTGAAGCTAGTCCATTTAGTGGCACCTCGTTTTCTAGAACCTTTACTCAGATTGGTAATGATtcattcaatcgatccattgcCAATGTTGGCCTCCGTGAGCATTTTTCAGGAACTTCCCTTTCTGCCACTTCACTTGCTAATCTTTTATCTTCCACCACCTGTGTGCCAGAAAACAGTACGGGGGAGGATATGATAGTTACTTCATCACTTGCAGCATCACCTCACTGTAACTTTGGGTCGCCAAGTGATATCAATCTCATGTGGAATCAGAGCGAATTGGTCGGTCATCAAGTGCCTTTAGGCAAAACATTCAGTGTAGTTCAACCATCCTATCATATAAAGAAGGGTTCACTGCCTGGTTGGAACTGTCACGACCCGAATTGGAATTTCTGGCATGCTTATGGCAACCCAGCACCGGCTCCAGGTAGTGAACTTTCTCTCAGTGTTGGTTCCTGTCAGCCATGTGGCCCATGTCTCACCGACGCTGGCAATATTGCTGATCAATGCTCCGAGATAAGCTGTTCTGCTGTGACTCAAGTTACATCAGCAGACAGTGCGCGCCGTTCAACTGAGTTTCAAGCTTCCAATCATGCTAACCAAAGCTCTCTCAATGATTTCTGTTTGAGAATGGCACAAAAGGAGAATAATGCATGCACTGAGAAGCCTTCTCGAAATCACAGCTCTTCTCGCTTCGTTCAGTTATCCCATATGTTGTCAAGATCAAAATATCTTGATGCAGTGCAAGAAGTTCTTGCTGAATTTGCTACATGTGCACTAGCAGATTTCAACAACATGAATGATTCACCGGAGGCTAAAGTGTCTTTTTCTTCAAGCTGCTCTAGCACGCCAGAACACCCTATAACTGTTTCAGAATTGCTACTTGCATTTGGGCAAACTGAAACTCTGGACAATGTGGATTCTCAAATGTGCCAGGAAGCTAATAGAAAGAAAAGTGAGCTGCTAACAATGCTTCAATTG gTGGATCACAGTTACAATCACTGCTTGGAGCAGATGCAAGATGTCATGGCCTCTTTTGTTTCCCTAATCCAGTCAAGCACCTCTGATCGCCATGCCCGCTTTGCATTACATTCAGTTTCTTCACTATATAAAAGCTTAAAAAGGAGAATTACTAGTCTGGTTATACTGATTGCTCAACAATCTGGTGCCGAAAAActcaaaggaaaggaaaagaacctTGAATCCTCATTGCTCCAGAAGCAGTGGGCTCTGCAACAGCTGAAGAAGAGTGAACAACAATCTTGGAGGCCACAGAGAGGTTTGCCTGAAAAATCTGTCTCCGTTCTACGAACTTGGATGTTCGAGAACTTTTTGCATCC TGTGGATGATCTCAGGTACCCAAAAGACAATGAGAAGCATTTACTTGCAATAAGAAGTGGTTTGACTCGGAGTCAG GTGTCGAATTGGTTTATAAATGCTCGTGTGCGTCTTTGGAAACCGATGATTGAAGACATGTACTCAGAGCTCAACAAAAAGAGAACAGATGAAGCATTGGATGGTGAAAGCAGGAGCGAAAATGGAAACCTTTGCGGTCCAAGTTTTCTAGCCATGTAA
- the LOC122056434 gene encoding homeobox protein ATH1-like isoform X2: protein MENDIFNGSFLNFSQSNMILDPTFGSFLQSGIPGNNIHRQMFAGNLFVSAVQDTATADVYLTSSEASPFSGTSFSRTFTQIGNDSFNRSIANVGLREHFSGTSLSATSLANLLSSTTCVPENSTGEDMIVTSSLAASPHCNFGSPSDINLMWNQSELVGHQVPLGKTFSVVQPSYHIKKGSLPGWNCHDPNWNFWHAYGNPAPAPGSELSLSVGSCQPCGPCLTDAGNIADQCSEISCSAVTQVTSADSARRSTEFQASNHANQSSLNDFCLRMAQKENNACTEKPSRNHSSSRFVQLSHMLSRSKYLDAVQEVLAEFATCALADFNNMNDSPEAKVSFSSSCSSTPEHPITVSELLLAFGQTETLDNVDSQMCQEANRKKSELLTMLQLVDHSYNHCLEQMQDVMASFVSLIQSSTSDRHARFALHSVSSLYKSLKRRITSLVILIAQQSGAEKLKGKEKNLESSLLQKQWALQQLKKSEQQSWRPQRGLPEKSVSVLRTWMFENFLHPYPKDNEKHLLAIRSGLTRSQVSNWFINARVRLWKPMIEDMYSELNKKRTDEALDGESRSENGNLCGPSFLAM from the exons ATGGAGAATGACATTTTCAATGGCTCATTCCTCAATTTTAGTCAAAGTAACATGATTCTTGATCCAACCTTTGGTTCTTTTCTCCAGTCAGGCATACCGGGCAACAACATCCACAGGCAAATGTTTGCCGGTAATCTCTTTGTTTCTGCAGTTCAAGACACAGCAACTGCTGATGTTTATTTGACAAGCAGTGAAGCTAGTCCATTTAGTGGCACCTCGTTTTCTAGAACCTTTACTCAGATTGGTAATGATtcattcaatcgatccattgcCAATGTTGGCCTCCGTGAGCATTTTTCAGGAACTTCCCTTTCTGCCACTTCACTTGCTAATCTTTTATCTTCCACCACCTGTGTGCCAGAAAACAGTACGGGGGAGGATATGATAGTTACTTCATCACTTGCAGCATCACCTCACTGTAACTTTGGGTCGCCAAGTGATATCAATCTCATGTGGAATCAGAGCGAATTGGTCGGTCATCAAGTGCCTTTAGGCAAAACATTCAGTGTAGTTCAACCATCCTATCATATAAAGAAGGGTTCACTGCCTGGTTGGAACTGTCACGACCCGAATTGGAATTTCTGGCATGCTTATGGCAACCCAGCACCGGCTCCAGGTAGTGAACTTTCTCTCAGTGTTGGTTCCTGTCAGCCATGTGGCCCATGTCTCACCGACGCTGGCAATATTGCTGATCAATGCTCCGAGATAAGCTGTTCTGCTGTGACTCAAGTTACATCAGCAGACAGTGCGCGCCGTTCAACTGAGTTTCAAGCTTCCAATCATGCTAACCAAAGCTCTCTCAATGATTTCTGTTTGAGAATGGCACAAAAGGAGAATAATGCATGCACTGAGAAGCCTTCTCGAAATCACAGCTCTTCTCGCTTCGTTCAGTTATCCCATATGTTGTCAAGATCAAAATATCTTGATGCAGTGCAAGAAGTTCTTGCTGAATTTGCTACATGTGCACTAGCAGATTTCAACAACATGAATGATTCACCGGAGGCTAAAGTGTCTTTTTCTTCAAGCTGCTCTAGCACGCCAGAACACCCTATAACTGTTTCAGAATTGCTACTTGCATTTGGGCAAACTGAAACTCTGGACAATGTGGATTCTCAAATGTGCCAGGAAGCTAATAGAAAGAAAAGTGAGCTGCTAACAATGCTTCAATTG gTGGATCACAGTTACAATCACTGCTTGGAGCAGATGCAAGATGTCATGGCCTCTTTTGTTTCCCTAATCCAGTCAAGCACCTCTGATCGCCATGCCCGCTTTGCATTACATTCAGTTTCTTCACTATATAAAAGCTTAAAAAGGAGAATTACTAGTCTGGTTATACTGATTGCTCAACAATCTGGTGCCGAAAAActcaaaggaaaggaaaagaacctTGAATCCTCATTGCTCCAGAAGCAGTGGGCTCTGCAACAGCTGAAGAAGAGTGAACAACAATCTTGGAGGCCACAGAGAGGTTTGCCTGAAAAATCTGTCTCCGTTCTACGAACTTGGATGTTCGAGAACTTTTTGCATCC GTACCCAAAAGACAATGAGAAGCATTTACTTGCAATAAGAAGTGGTTTGACTCGGAGTCAG GTGTCGAATTGGTTTATAAATGCTCGTGTGCGTCTTTGGAAACCGATGATTGAAGACATGTACTCAGAGCTCAACAAAAAGAGAACAGATGAAGCATTGGATGGTGAAAGCAGGAGCGAAAATGGAAACCTTTGCGGTCCAAGTTTTCTAGCCATGTAA
- the LOC122056435 gene encoding oleosin-B6-like translates to MSLEVRHYHCRFSLSDFYIMDIFRRARHRRYHSSIGQIDSPSDRMVPTPSPQARPSHGQSPAEPSHGQSPAGPSRGPSPVGPSCGQSPAGPSCGQSPAGPSHGQSPAGPSCGQSPAGPSHGHSPSPLESTIPARHSAVDIADARLHIVPLGDSVGR, encoded by the exons AT GTCATTAGAGGTGAGACATTATCACTGCAGATTCTCGCTCTCTGACTTTTATATTATGGATATT TTTCGACGGGCACGCCATAGACGATACCATTCAAGCATTGGCCAGATTGATTCACCATCTGATAGGATGGTACCTACGCCCTCCCCTCAGGCAAGACCTTCTCATGGGCAGTCGCCAGCAGAACCTTCTCATGGCCAGTCGCCGGCAGGACCCTCACGTGGACCGTCCCCGGTAGGACCTTCATGTGGCCAGTCACCGGCAGGACCTTCATGTGGCCAGTCACCGGCAGGACCTTCACATGGCCAGTCACCGGCAGGACCTTCATGTGGCCAGTCACCGGCAGGACCTTCACATGGCCATTCACCTTCCCCACTTGAGTCGACGATACCTGCCAGACACTCAGCCGTTGATATTGCCGACGCTCGACTGCATATAGTCCCTCTTGGAGACTC GGTTGGTAGGTGA